One stretch of Lacimicrobium alkaliphilum DNA includes these proteins:
- a CDS encoding K+/H+ antiporter subunit F has translation MLDWSMIAVGVMLCIALVLNLWRLLIGPHVVDRILALDTMYINSIALILLYGMYNGTQLYFEAALLIAMLGFVSSVAFGKYLLRGDIIE, from the coding sequence ATGTTAGATTGGAGTATGATTGCTGTTGGCGTCATGCTGTGTATTGCGCTTGTCCTGAATCTGTGGCGGCTGTTGATTGGCCCCCATGTAGTAGACAGAATTCTGGCGCTGGACACCATGTATATCAATAGTATCGCATTGATACTGCTATATGGAATGTATAATGGCACACAACTGTATTTTGAAGCAGCGCTGCTAATCGCTATGTTGGGGTTTGTCAGCAGTGTGGCCTTTGGCAAGTATCTGCTGCGTGGCGATATTATCGAATAG
- the dsbB gene encoding disulfide bond formation protein DsbB: protein MQILSSLARASRSRRAWTLLLLSALILEGIALYFQYGMGLEPCIMCIYQRNAVFGIAMAALIGMSAPGKMPIRLLAIAGWGVSAIWGLLIAIEHVDIQTAANPFFAPCEIVPNFPGWLPLHEWIPGIFAATGDCGNIDWSLAGMSMPQWMIVIFACYSLVWLLVLLSQLKRTSF, encoded by the coding sequence ATGCAAATTCTATCCTCACTGGCACGAGCTTCGCGTTCACGTCGCGCCTGGACCTTATTATTGTTATCAGCACTGATATTGGAGGGCATTGCCCTGTATTTTCAGTATGGGATGGGTCTTGAACCCTGCATCATGTGTATCTATCAGCGTAATGCGGTATTCGGGATCGCCATGGCAGCATTGATTGGCATGAGCGCGCCCGGAAAAATGCCGATAAGACTGCTGGCCATTGCAGGCTGGGGTGTTTCCGCTATTTGGGGTCTATTGATCGCCATAGAACATGTGGATATTCAGACTGCTGCGAATCCCTTTTTCGCACCCTGTGAGATTGTGCCCAACTTCCCGGGCTGGCTTCCCTTGCACGAATGGATTCCTGGCATCTTTGCCGCCACTGGCGACTGTGGAAATATCGACTGGTCCCTGGCAGGGATGAGCATGCCACAGTGGATGATAGTAATTTTCGCCTGTTACAGCCTGGTTTGGCTTCTGGTACTGTTATCCCAGTTAAAAAGAACCAGCTTTTAA
- a CDS encoding AraC family transcriptional regulator — MTDEREQLRQQMLQPLLTSLHSTGVSETAIPGVRLFRSDAPTSATPTIYEPTLCLLLQGSKQLLLGDELLHYKQLQYLLVPVMLPVSGKIVKASSTTPYVGLSIGLDQQDLTDLVIDLGDRVPHQSTTPRGISVGDAEPALLSVFQRILQLLQQPQDISVLLPLLRRELLYRLLLGPVGSHLREFTLLDSQANRISKVIELLRERYTQPLRIKELADAAHMSESALFQSFKAVTSMSPLQFQKQLRLNEARRIMLYEGLEASTASYRVGYESPSQFSREYNRLFGAPPKADVSRFRQAL; from the coding sequence ATGACCGATGAACGCGAACAACTGCGCCAGCAAATGCTACAGCCACTACTGACATCGCTGCATAGCACCGGTGTCAGTGAGACAGCAATCCCCGGAGTGCGGTTGTTTCGCAGCGATGCCCCCACCTCGGCCACTCCGACCATTTACGAACCCACACTTTGCCTGTTGCTGCAGGGCAGTAAACAACTGTTACTGGGTGATGAGTTACTGCACTATAAACAACTGCAATATCTGTTGGTTCCGGTGATGCTGCCGGTTAGCGGCAAAATAGTCAAAGCGAGCAGTACAACCCCCTATGTTGGCCTGAGTATCGGTCTGGATCAGCAGGATTTGACCGATTTAGTCATAGATCTGGGTGACAGAGTACCGCACCAATCGACGACGCCACGGGGCATAAGTGTCGGTGATGCTGAACCGGCCCTGCTGTCTGTATTTCAGCGTATTTTACAGTTATTGCAGCAACCACAGGATATCAGTGTCCTGCTCCCCTTGCTCAGACGTGAATTGTTGTATCGGTTATTACTCGGCCCGGTAGGCAGCCATCTTCGCGAATTTACTCTGCTCGACAGCCAGGCTAACCGCATCAGCAAAGTAATAGAATTGCTGCGAGAGCGTTATACCCAGCCTCTGCGCATTAAAGAACTCGCCGACGCCGCGCATATGAGTGAATCAGCATTATTTCAGAGCTTTAAGGCCGTTACATCGATGTCGCCCCTGCAGTTTCAGAAACAACTGCGGCTGAATGAAGCCCGGCGCATCATGCTGTATGAAGGCTTAGAGGCATCCACGGCCAGCTATAGGGTGGGTTATGAGAGTCCGTCACAATTTAGCCGTGAGTACAACCGACTATTTGGCGCACCGCCAAAAGCAGATGTGAGCCGCTTCCGACAGGCGCTATAG
- a CDS encoding SgcJ/EcaC family oxidoreductase, which translates to MSASATSAIITAPASFPMRDHAMQLLYDVEKAINQRSLSALADCFAEQAMLVNILGQRLYGREQICDYLASNFLLLHDKCLNYRLVHGFGLNDDNAILNVQKMCTDRSDNTQTGITTAPLWVITRTKERWRIIASNTM; encoded by the coding sequence ATGTCTGCTTCAGCTACATCGGCCATCATAACCGCACCAGCGTCTTTCCCCATGAGAGATCACGCAATGCAGTTGCTTTATGACGTAGAGAAGGCAATTAACCAGAGGAGCCTGAGCGCCTTGGCTGATTGCTTCGCAGAGCAGGCCATGCTGGTAAATATTCTGGGTCAGCGACTTTATGGTCGCGAACAGATCTGTGACTACCTGGCCAGCAACTTTTTGCTCCTGCATGACAAATGTTTAAACTACAGGCTGGTACATGGCTTCGGGCTGAATGACGACAATGCGATTCTGAATGTGCAAAAAATGTGCACTGATCGCTCCGATAACACGCAGACCGGCATTACCACTGCGCCACTTTGGGTGATCACACGCACTAAAGAGCGCTGGCGGATTATTGCCTCCAACACAATGTAA
- the fadR gene encoding fatty acid metabolism transcriptional regulator FadR — protein sequence MIYKAQSPAGFAEEYIVESIWSGRFPPGTILPAERELSELIGVTRTTLREVLQRLARDGWLTIQHGKPTKVNNFWETCGLNILETLARLDEDGIPELVDHLLAARTSVSAVFIRRAFKTAPDESAKLLEGYVNLAEDGQTYADFDYRINHDLAMASGNRVFVLMMNGFRGLYARIGSYYFSNPKSRQLARDHYAQLLQLARNGDHEKVPMLIRKYGVDSGEIWNEIRGDMPTGLVD from the coding sequence ATGATCTATAAGGCTCAGAGTCCTGCCGGCTTTGCGGAAGAATATATTGTCGAATCTATCTGGAGTGGCAGATTTCCTCCAGGCACAATACTCCCTGCTGAACGTGAGCTGTCAGAGTTGATAGGCGTTACCCGAACCACGTTGAGGGAAGTGCTGCAGAGACTGGCACGGGATGGATGGCTGACAATACAGCATGGCAAACCTACCAAAGTTAATAATTTTTGGGAAACATGTGGCCTGAATATTCTCGAAACCTTGGCACGGCTGGATGAGGACGGCATTCCGGAGCTTGTTGATCATCTACTCGCAGCACGTACAAGCGTCAGCGCCGTATTTATCCGCAGAGCGTTTAAAACGGCACCGGACGAGTCGGCAAAGCTACTTGAGGGTTACGTGAACCTGGCAGAGGATGGACAGACCTATGCCGACTTTGATTACCGTATTAATCACGATCTGGCCATGGCATCAGGCAACCGCGTGTTTGTATTGATGATGAACGGGTTCCGGGGATTGTATGCGCGTATTGGTAGTTACTATTTCTCCAATCCCAAGTCCCGTCAACTGGCCCGGGATCATTATGCGCAATTATTGCAGTTAGCGCGTAATGGCGACCATGAAAAAGTGCCAATGCTGATCCGTAAATACGGTGTAGACAGTGGCGAAATCTGGAATGAAATTCGCGGCGATATGCCCACAGGACTGGTTGACTGA
- a CDS encoding TetR/AcrR family transcriptional regulator codes for MSVVGCTPNVGRPRAFDMETALEKALEVFWKKGYDGTSLVDLTETMGINKPSLYAAFGNKEQLFLKAIELYESRPCSFFLPALEQPTAYQVAEHMLYGAAMNMADTSHPQGCVVVQGALSCSEAAASVKAALTNRRVEGEQKLCARFERAKQEGDLPATADAQTLARFLGTVLQGMAIQANNGATSEQLRQVAEMTLQAFPRV; via the coding sequence ATGTCAGTGGTAGGTTGCACTCCGAACGTAGGAAGACCCCGTGCTTTTGATATGGAAACGGCGCTTGAAAAGGCGCTGGAAGTGTTCTGGAAAAAAGGCTATGACGGAACCTCACTAGTAGATTTGACTGAGACCATGGGCATTAACAAACCCAGTCTTTACGCCGCCTTCGGCAACAAAGAGCAATTATTTTTAAAGGCCATCGAGTTATACGAAAGTCGCCCATGTTCATTCTTTTTGCCGGCACTGGAACAACCCACAGCCTACCAGGTGGCCGAACATATGCTGTATGGAGCGGCAATGAATATGGCCGACACCAGCCACCCGCAGGGTTGTGTGGTGGTGCAAGGTGCCCTGTCCTGCAGTGAAGCAGCCGCCTCAGTAAAAGCGGCACTGACCAACCGGCGGGTTGAGGGGGAACAGAAATTGTGTGCACGCTTTGAGCGGGCCAAACAGGAAGGTGATTTACCTGCTACTGCGGATGCTCAGACTCTGGCGCGCTTTTTAGGAACCGTATTGCAGGGTATGGCAATACAGGCCAATAATGGTGCTACCTCTGAGCAATTGCGCCAGGTAGCGGAAATGACCCTGCAAGCATTTCCACGGGTGTAA
- a CDS encoding Na+/H+ antiporter subunit G, whose translation MNFWVELLISVLLLLGGVFVLVGSIGLIRLKDLYVRLHAPTKATTLGLGGILLGSMVYMSHQHGYLSIHELLITLFLVITAPVTAHILAKVALHHEVAMMKRTRNQHHVDTARSQLPPQEQSRDKD comes from the coding sequence ATGAATTTCTGGGTAGAGCTATTAATTTCCGTTTTACTGCTTCTTGGCGGGGTGTTTGTATTAGTGGGGTCTATCGGACTTATCCGGCTCAAAGATCTCTATGTTCGTTTGCATGCGCCCACCAAAGCCACAACACTGGGGCTTGGCGGGATACTCCTGGGGTCAATGGTGTATATGTCACACCAACATGGTTACCTTAGTATCCACGAACTGCTGATCACCTTATTTCTGGTCATCACGGCCCCTGTTACGGCCCATATTCTTGCCAAGGTGGCGCTGCATCATGAAGTGGCAATGATGAAGCGCACCCGTAATCAACATCATGTTGATACCGCACGCAGCCAGCTCCCTCCACAAGAGCAAAGCCGGGATAAGGATTAA
- a CDS encoding Na+/H+ antiporter subunit E, with the protein MSMNSRWLPMPIHSLLLLVVWLMLNGSLSPGHLILGSILAICIPLICAPLQVPQPKIARPYRAIRYILMVLGDIVVANIQVALLVVGPMRRINPGFVAVPLDLQDTLPITVLASTVTMTPGTVSCEVTEDRKWLYVHVLDMPGDEQEVVKHIKQRYEAAIKEIFAC; encoded by the coding sequence ATGAGTATGAATTCACGCTGGTTGCCTATGCCAATCCACAGCTTATTGTTGCTGGTGGTGTGGTTGATGCTAAATGGCAGCTTGAGTCCGGGACATCTGATTCTCGGTTCGATTCTCGCTATCTGCATCCCTCTGATTTGCGCGCCATTACAGGTGCCTCAGCCTAAAATTGCACGACCATACAGGGCTATACGCTATATATTGATGGTGCTCGGCGATATCGTGGTGGCCAATATCCAGGTGGCGCTGCTGGTGGTGGGACCCATGCGCCGTATTAATCCGGGCTTTGTTGCGGTGCCACTGGATTTACAGGATACGCTGCCGATTACCGTATTGGCCAGCACGGTGACCATGACACCTGGTACGGTGAGCTGTGAGGTGACTGAAGACAGAAAGTGGCTGTACGTACATGTGCTGGACATGCCCGGGGATGAGCAAGAGGTGGTTAAGCATATTAAGCAGCGTTATGAAGCGGCCATTAAGGAGATATTCGCATGTTAG
- a CDS encoding efflux transporter outer membrane subunit, which translates to MRNRLKLSVIAALTASLTACAVGPDYQTPATVADIKLERPYQQAAQLQSWWQAFDDETLNHLISTALAENRTLVQARANVERAYALFQDADNDRFPNGTLDAGYQASENATLAPADDGVIIRGYRTGASLSWDPDLFGKLHRASEAAQAQAQQADILWHDAQLQLISQVATSYGEYRGAQMRLKVAEQNLENLRQSRAIVLARLEAGMASELELAQIEVQLHRVQASVPVHRVALLTAEATLSALVAKKPGQLKLDPVSDLPELKHPVAVLEGENYLRYRADVASAERFLAARTAEIGVATADLYPNLSVSGFLGFLSGPGLTLGSDTKSWAVAPSLSWQGADLGSVRARIRAAEASSEMALAQFEQQVFNAINDMQLALSSYNLSREQRLSVEQQWQASHNAVKIARQRYNAGKGEFLDLLDAERELLRSREQLVLSQQQSFIRLVNIYRSFGGGIQLI; encoded by the coding sequence ATGCGTAACAGATTAAAATTATCGGTTATTGCTGCACTGACAGCGTCACTGACGGCCTGCGCAGTCGGGCCGGATTATCAGACTCCGGCCACAGTGGCTGATATCAAGCTTGAACGTCCCTATCAGCAGGCTGCGCAACTACAAAGCTGGTGGCAGGCCTTTGACGACGAAACACTCAACCATTTGATCAGCACTGCACTGGCGGAAAATCGCACATTGGTGCAAGCGCGGGCCAATGTTGAGCGTGCCTATGCGTTGTTTCAGGATGCCGATAATGATCGTTTCCCCAATGGCACTCTGGATGCCGGCTATCAGGCCAGTGAAAATGCGACACTGGCGCCGGCGGATGATGGTGTGATTATTCGTGGATACCGTACCGGTGCCAGTTTAAGCTGGGACCCGGACTTGTTTGGCAAACTACACCGCGCCAGTGAGGCAGCTCAGGCGCAGGCGCAACAGGCCGATATCCTGTGGCACGATGCGCAGCTACAGTTGATTAGCCAGGTTGCCACCAGCTACGGCGAATACCGCGGTGCTCAGATGCGTTTGAAGGTTGCGGAGCAAAACCTGGAGAACCTTCGACAAAGCAGGGCTATAGTGCTGGCGAGGCTTGAGGCCGGTATGGCGTCCGAGCTGGAACTGGCACAAATAGAGGTACAGCTGCATCGGGTGCAGGCTTCTGTTCCGGTACATCGGGTAGCTCTGTTAACCGCAGAGGCTACTTTATCAGCATTGGTGGCAAAAAAGCCCGGACAGCTGAAGCTCGATCCGGTGTCAGATTTACCAGAGCTGAAACACCCGGTTGCAGTGCTTGAGGGTGAAAACTACCTGCGTTACCGCGCCGATGTGGCAAGTGCTGAACGCTTTTTGGCCGCGCGCACTGCTGAAATAGGTGTTGCCACGGCAGATTTGTATCCAAATCTGTCCGTAAGTGGCTTTTTAGGCTTTTTATCCGGCCCGGGTCTGACCCTCGGCAGTGATACAAAGAGTTGGGCGGTTGCACCCAGTTTAAGCTGGCAGGGTGCTGATCTGGGATCGGTAAGAGCACGTATCCGTGCAGCCGAGGCCAGCTCTGAAATGGCACTGGCACAGTTTGAGCAGCAGGTGTTTAATGCCATCAACGATATGCAGCTGGCGCTTAGCAGCTATAACCTCAGCCGTGAACAACGGCTCAGCGTTGAACAGCAGTGGCAGGCCAGTCATAACGCCGTCAAGATTGCCCGCCAGCGTTATAACGCCGGTAAAGGAGAATTCCTTGATCTGCTCGACGCCGAGCGCGAGCTTCTGCGCAGTCGTGAACAATTAGTCTTGTCGCAGCAGCAAAGTTTTATCCGCCTGGTGAATATCTATCGTAGTTTTGGAGGGGGCATTCAACTGATTTGA
- a CDS encoding efflux RND transporter permease subunit, translating into MLSQFFIRRPIFAAVISLLFFVTGAIAVWQLPITEYPEVVPPTVVVTANYPGANPKVIAETVASPLEQEINGVEDMLYMSSQATSDGRMTLTVTFAIGTDVDLAQTQVQSRVERAKPRLPQEVQRLGVVTEKSSPDLTMVVHLTSPDQRYDMLYLSNYAALNVKDELARIDGVGSVQLFGAGDYSMRVWLDPNKVSALGLSPAQISAAIREQNQQAAAGSLGAQPSGDADFQLLINVKGRLAAVEEFEDIIIKVGANGEISRLKDVARIELGASTYALRSLLDNKDAVAIPIFQASGSNAIQISDDVRTKMAELAKGFPEGLTYDIVYDPTVFVRGSIEAVVKTLLEAVLLVVLVVVLFLQTWRASIIPLVAVPVSLVGTFAFMQLLGFSLNALSLFGLVLAIGIVVDDAIVVVENVERNISEGLSPIAATQKAMTEVTGPIVATTLVLAAVFIPTAFMSGLTGQFYKQFALTITISTFISAINSLTLSPALSALLLKGHGEKKDALTRGMDKLLGGWLFGPFNRFFARLSRGYGYLVQKVIRFGAIVGLLYVAMLGVTGLQFATTPTGYVPGQDKQYLVAFAQLPDAASLDRTEAVMKEMSRIALEQPGVANSVAFPGLSINGFTNSPNSGIVFTPLTDFSERTDPSMSAGAIAAALNQKFAGIEDAYIAIFPPPPVQGLGTIGGFRLQIQDRANHGYEELYRITMQVMQKAWTTPELTGVFSSYQVNVPQLDLDIDRTKAKQQGVALDEVFQTLQAYMGSVYVNDFNQFGRTYQVNMQADEQFRQTPEQISQLKVRNSAGDMVPLGSFINVTNTAGPDRVMHYNGFTTAEINGGPAAGYSTGEAQAAIEKILAETLPNGMTYEWTELTYQQILAGNAGMVIYPLVILLVFMVLAAQYESLRLPLAIILIIPMTLLSALSGVLIYGGDNNIFTQIGLIVLVGLATKNAILIVEFAKELQDHGMSPLDAILEAGRLRLRPILMTSIAFIMGVVPMVFSSGAGAEMRQAMGVAVFSGMIGVTLFGLILTPLFYYMLAKRGEQKVLQKTAETLPPAQPMEAGHA; encoded by the coding sequence ATGTTGTCGCAATTTTTTATCCGGCGACCGATTTTTGCCGCCGTGATCTCACTGCTGTTTTTTGTTACCGGCGCCATAGCAGTGTGGCAGTTACCTATCACTGAATATCCTGAGGTGGTACCACCTACGGTAGTGGTAACGGCTAATTACCCGGGGGCCAATCCCAAGGTTATCGCTGAAACGGTGGCCTCGCCACTGGAACAGGAAATTAACGGTGTGGAAGATATGTTGTATATGTCGTCCCAGGCCACCTCTGATGGCCGGATGACCTTAACTGTTACCTTTGCTATCGGTACTGATGTTGATTTAGCCCAGACTCAGGTGCAAAGCCGGGTAGAGCGCGCTAAACCGCGGCTGCCCCAGGAAGTACAGCGTTTGGGCGTGGTGACCGAGAAATCCTCACCGGATCTGACCATGGTGGTGCATTTAACCTCGCCGGATCAGCGCTATGACATGCTGTACCTGTCGAACTATGCCGCGCTGAATGTCAAAGACGAGCTGGCGCGCATTGACGGTGTGGGCAGTGTCCAGCTTTTTGGGGCCGGTGACTACAGTATGCGTGTCTGGCTGGACCCGAATAAAGTCTCGGCACTGGGGCTGTCTCCGGCACAAATCAGCGCTGCGATTCGCGAGCAAAATCAGCAGGCGGCGGCCGGCAGCCTTGGTGCCCAGCCGAGCGGTGACGCCGATTTCCAGTTACTGATTAATGTTAAGGGCCGCCTGGCAGCGGTGGAGGAGTTTGAGGATATTATTATTAAGGTGGGCGCCAATGGTGAAATCAGTCGCCTGAAAGACGTGGCCCGGATTGAACTGGGCGCGTCTACCTATGCGCTGCGCTCTTTGCTGGATAATAAAGACGCGGTCGCCATCCCGATTTTTCAGGCATCAGGCTCTAACGCGATTCAGATATCCGACGATGTGCGGACAAAAATGGCTGAACTGGCAAAGGGTTTTCCTGAAGGTTTAACTTACGATATCGTCTATGACCCAACGGTTTTTGTGCGCGGGTCAATTGAGGCGGTGGTAAAAACCCTGCTCGAAGCCGTACTGTTAGTCGTGCTGGTGGTGGTGTTATTTCTACAAACCTGGCGCGCCTCTATCATTCCGCTGGTTGCAGTACCGGTGTCATTAGTCGGCACCTTTGCCTTTATGCAACTGCTGGGCTTCTCACTCAACGCCTTGTCGCTGTTTGGCCTGGTGCTGGCCATTGGTATCGTGGTGGATGACGCTATCGTCGTAGTGGAAAACGTCGAACGTAATATCAGCGAAGGTCTGTCACCGATTGCGGCCACGCAAAAAGCGATGACAGAAGTGACCGGCCCCATTGTTGCGACCACTTTGGTGCTGGCGGCGGTGTTTATTCCTACGGCCTTTATGTCCGGCTTAACCGGGCAGTTCTATAAGCAATTTGCGCTAACCATTACTATCTCTACCTTTATCTCGGCCATCAACTCATTGACACTCAGCCCGGCGCTGTCGGCACTGCTGCTGAAAGGCCATGGCGAGAAAAAAGATGCACTGACCCGGGGTATGGACAAGCTGTTAGGCGGCTGGTTATTTGGTCCCTTTAACCGCTTCTTTGCCCGTTTATCCCGGGGCTATGGCTATCTGGTTCAGAAGGTGATTCGTTTTGGTGCCATTGTCGGCCTGTTGTATGTGGCGATGCTGGGCGTAACAGGTTTGCAGTTTGCCACGACGCCTACCGGCTATGTACCAGGGCAGGACAAACAGTATCTGGTGGCTTTTGCACAACTGCCTGATGCAGCCTCGTTAGATCGCACCGAAGCGGTGATGAAAGAAATGTCCCGTATTGCGCTTGAACAACCGGGGGTGGCTAACTCTGTTGCCTTTCCTGGCTTAAGTATTAACGGTTTCACCAACAGCCCCAACTCCGGCATCGTGTTTACGCCACTGACTGACTTCAGCGAACGTACTGACCCGTCAATGTCGGCCGGCGCCATCGCTGCTGCGCTGAACCAGAAGTTTGCCGGTATTGAAGATGCCTATATTGCCATTTTCCCGCCACCACCGGTACAGGGCCTGGGAACTATTGGTGGTTTCCGTCTGCAAATACAGGATCGTGCTAACCATGGCTACGAAGAGCTGTACAGGATCACTATGCAGGTAATGCAAAAAGCCTGGACGACACCGGAACTGACCGGAGTGTTCTCCAGCTATCAGGTCAATGTGCCGCAGCTGGATCTGGATATCGATCGCACCAAAGCGAAACAGCAGGGGGTTGCACTGGATGAAGTCTTTCAGACCCTGCAGGCTTATATGGGGTCGGTGTATGTGAATGACTTCAACCAGTTTGGCCGTACATATCAGGTAAATATGCAGGCAGATGAGCAGTTTCGTCAGACGCCGGAGCAGATTAGCCAGCTAAAAGTGCGTAACAGCGCCGGTGATATGGTGCCCCTGGGCTCTTTTATTAATGTCACTAATACGGCCGGGCCGGATCGCGTCATGCACTACAACGGTTTTACCACGGCAGAGATTAACGGTGGTCCGGCTGCGGGCTACAGTACCGGTGAGGCGCAGGCTGCGATAGAGAAAATTCTGGCTGAAACCCTGCCCAACGGCATGACGTATGAGTGGACTGAGCTGACCTACCAGCAAATTCTGGCCGGAAATGCGGGGATGGTTATCTACCCGCTGGTGATTCTGCTGGTGTTTATGGTGCTGGCGGCGCAATACGAGAGTTTACGTTTGCCCCTGGCGATTATTCTGATCATTCCGATGACCCTGCTATCGGCACTCAGTGGTGTGCTGATCTATGGCGGTGACAACAATATCTTTACTCAGATTGGTTTAATTGTGCTGGTGGGGCTGGCGACCAAGAATGCCATCCTTATCGTTGAGTTTGCCAAAGAGTTACAGGATCACGGCATGAGCCCGCTGGATGCCATTCTGGAAGCCGGCCGCCTGCGCTTGCGACCGATACTGATGACCTCTATCGCCTTTATTATGGGCGTGGTGCCGATGGTGTTTTCAAGCGGTGCCGGTGCCGAAATGCGCCAGGCCATGGGGGTGGCGGTATTCTCCGGAATGATAGGTGTAACGCTTTTCGGTCTTATTTTGACGCCGCTGTTTTACTATATGCTGGCTAAACGCGGCGAGCAGAAAGTATTGCAAAAGACAGCGGAAACTCTCCCACCAGCTCAACCTATGGAGGCCGGGCATGCGTAA
- a CDS encoding efflux RND transporter periplasmic adaptor subunit yields MSKENTVKTFILAGVSALILAACSQPEATESDSAPTPPEVSVAKVVSERITEWDQFTGRLQAPQTVNLVPRVSGYIEQVHFNEGALVEKGDLLVQIDPRPFAAEVARLQAELKSAQSAATLADSEYQRAKKLSDQRAISAEVLDSRLARKQQSAATVASVVAALERAELDLSYTRITAPISGRVSYAQVTAGNYVTAGQSQLTSLVSTDKMYAYFNVDEQSYLKYARLSEAGKRADTRDASANPVYMALADDNSYQYIGAIDFVDNRIDEHTGTIRIRASFDNSENNLLPGLFARVKLAGSDAYEGVLIDEKAIGTDLNNKFVLLVNSNNQLEYRAVQLGEKINDLRIITAGLAANDRIVVKGLQRVMPNMQITPKLVDMASAEQLASLRSEQQLLDQNSNTLAAKADLTPNRG; encoded by the coding sequence ATGAGCAAAGAAAATACGGTTAAAACTTTCATATTAGCAGGCGTTTCGGCTCTGATATTAGCAGCCTGCTCGCAACCGGAAGCGACAGAATCGGATTCAGCGCCTACACCTCCGGAGGTGAGTGTGGCAAAAGTGGTGTCCGAGCGTATTACCGAGTGGGATCAGTTTACTGGTCGTTTGCAGGCGCCACAAACCGTTAATCTGGTGCCTCGTGTATCCGGTTATATTGAACAGGTGCACTTTAACGAAGGCGCACTGGTTGAAAAAGGCGATTTGCTGGTACAGATAGATCCGCGCCCTTTTGCTGCTGAAGTGGCAAGACTTCAGGCCGAACTGAAAAGCGCACAGAGTGCTGCAACACTGGCTGACAGCGAATATCAAAGGGCAAAAAAACTTAGTGACCAGCGAGCAATATCCGCCGAAGTACTGGATAGCCGATTGGCACGCAAACAGCAATCGGCCGCTACCGTAGCCTCAGTTGTTGCTGCTCTGGAACGCGCGGAACTGGACCTGAGCTACACCCGTATTACCGCCCCCATCAGCGGACGGGTGTCTTATGCGCAGGTGACAGCGGGTAACTATGTCACTGCGGGGCAGAGCCAACTGACCAGCCTGGTTTCGACCGACAAAATGTATGCTTACTTTAATGTGGATGAGCAAAGTTATCTGAAATACGCCCGTCTGAGTGAGGCCGGAAAACGTGCCGATACCCGCGATGCGTCTGCCAATCCCGTGTATATGGCGCTGGCCGACGACAATAGTTATCAGTATATCGGTGCCATCGACTTTGTTGACAATCGCATTGATGAGCACACCGGTACTATCCGCATCCGGGCCAGCTTCGACAACTCTGAAAACAACTTGCTGCCAGGTCTTTTTGCCCGGGTCAAACTGGCCGGCAGTGATGCCTATGAGGGGGTGTTAATTGATGAAAAAGCCATAGGTACCGACCTCAACAACAAGTTTGTGCTGCTGGTAAACAGTAACAATCAGCTGGAATATCGGGCAGTTCAGTTGGGCGAGAAGATTAATGATCTGCGCATTATTACCGCCGGACTGGCAGCGAATGATCGCATCGTAGTAAAGGGGCTGCAGCGGGTTATGCCGAATATGCAGATCACACCGAAGCTGGTGGATATGGCCAGTGCCGAGCAACTGGCCAGTCTGCGCAGTGAACAACAGTTGTTGGATCAAAACAGCAATACGCTGGCTGCGAAGGCAGATTTAACACCGAATCGTGGTTAA